A single region of the Actinomycetota bacterium genome encodes:
- the tuf gene encoding elongation factor Tu (EF-Tu; promotes GTP-dependent binding of aminoacyl-tRNA to the A-site of ribosomes during protein biosynthesis; when the tRNA anticodon matches the mRNA codon, GTP hydrolysis results; the inactive EF-Tu-GDP leaves the ribosome and release of GDP is promoted by elongation factor Ts; many prokaryotes have two copies of the gene encoding EF-Tu) has product MAKKKFERTKPHINVGTIGHVDHGKTTLTSAITYCLSSRGLDV; this is encoded by the coding sequence ATGGCTAAAAAGAAATTTGAGAGAACAAAACCACATATCAATGTTGGAACTATAGGTCATGTAGATCATGGTAAAACAACCTTAACTTCAGCAATAACATATTGTCTAAGTTCAAGAGGTCTTGATGTAGA